attaatccttcagcagctgcctctgcaggtACTGATAAGATGCATTATCACAATTCAGCAGGCGGGTGAAGTGGCACCCAAAGGTGACACGGGGTCAGTGGTAGCGTTTTGAAGACCATTTGTGCCAAGTACTGAGCCACGTGTGCTCACCGCTTGATGTCAAAGGATGGCTCATGCTTTTAGATCTTGCATCATTTGATCCAGGTCCCATTGCTTGGGGAAACTAAGCCAAATAACCACTCAGCTACTGACTTGCTCTGTGTCTACTACAATGggtatatttttaattcatccATGTGTGTTTACATTTTAGATAAATGCGATCACATATTTTTTATCTAGTTATTCCTGTAGTCATCTTCAGGaacaaaaatctgtaaaatgtaATGTGAAATGATTATTTAATTGGATGCTTGTAGCAGAATTTCTCCTGTTGAGATTTCTGACTGGCTAACCAATTTCCTTGAGCAATATGGTTTTCCACATGATAGATTCACTTATTTTCCTGTAGAAGATACTGTAATTTTAATTGGAAAGCTTTGACATATTTTGGAGcgactcagaaaacaaaaagtcaatttttctttcattaaagatCTTGTACAATGGATgcaaatagaaatataaatggaaaatgaGACACTAGCACTATATTGGCTTTTACTTTggagtttggtttggtttgcttgGGCGTTTTGTAAAGACTGAAGAGCTGTGGGGGGTGTTTGTAATACACGTAGTACGCATCTGTGTTACCtatatgttttaaataagcTCAGtaatgcaggtttttttgttggagGGAAGTGTTTTGTGATGCCTTCTTGGGCTTTATCCCAACCAAGCCCATTTTAGCTGGGACCTAAACTATGTCCAGGTTTAGTGTTCCCCAGTGGCACGTTACCTGTCAGCCTGCAGGCTTATCTAAACACATAAATGATGCTGCTCTAAATGAGAAGGGTAAAATTAGTTGATAGAAAATTCCTCTGCAGTGTTGcacactgtcctggtttcagctgggatagagttgattgtcttcctagtagctggtacagtgctatgtttttgagttcagtatgagaagaatgttgaccacagactgaagttttcagttgttgctaagtagtgtttagtctcaagtcaaggatttttcagtttctcatgcgCAGCCattgagaaagctggaggggcacaagaagttggcacaggacagagccagggcagctgacccaaactggccaaaggggtattccataccatgggacatcacatctagtatataaactggggggagtggggcaggggatcgccgctcggggactaactggtGTCGAGCGGCGGGTGGTGAGtaattgcactgcacatcatttgtacattccaatccttttattattactgttgtcattttattagtgttatcattatcattattagtttcctcttttctgttctattaaaccattcttatctcaacccatgagttttacttcttttcctgatttttttcccccatcccactgggtgggggggtgtgagtgagcggctgcgtggtgcttagttgctttGTACACATACAGGTATGCTTTGATAGCCACAAAGCAGTTTTTGTACTGGAGTGCATATAAACTGTACTGGTAGACTTGCCTGTAGCTGGGAATTACATTGGTATAAATGTACACCTCTGACAGATACAGTTATTCGAACACTTTCTGTAGACCCTAAGGGAGGTCCCAGCTCCTGGGGGTGTGAGAATATTATGATTATTACCATAAAGTTGTAAAGAGTTGTTTTTTCCAGCATGTTTGTTTAACATTGTTGATACTTAAATTGTCACTCAGTTCAGGCACCTGACTTGAGACAAGTGGAAATAAAAGGGATGTTTCACATATCTCAGGTCTGTAGTTTTGCACTGTCAGCAATTTTTCATAGACTGTGACAGATGTCCTCTTTTACTCCCAGCTGTGAGAGAGGTTACTCTTTCTACCTGCCTGTTCCTATCCTCTGCCAAAGATTATCACAACAAAGGAAGCAATTTACAGGAATGTCCTTGTATTAGGCAAAAATAGCAGCCTTACACTAAACTAGGTTATTGGTCGTAACTAATTTGGCAGATTGTTCCTGCAGTGAGTTAACAGGTGCTTACCCATGCTGCTTGACTGGTACTTTGGTGGGTCATCAATGAGAAGTTAAGAGCTGGTAACACCTTCCTTTAGCATAGCTGGACACAGAAGACTTCTTTTTGTAGCCTCAGTTACTTTTTTCTACTTCCAAAGGCAGGTTCCAGGCTTCAGAGCTACAAACGCAAGCCAGTTCATTAAATTAAATCTGAGAAAAGAAGAGGATGGTTGAAAGTATAGATGTTTCAAAAAATGGCCAACCTGGTATGACCTAGCTCTAGCTCAGAGCTCCAATGCTGTTTGTATGGGTGGTGATGGTTTCTGATACGCAGCAATAACTCTTAACACCGTTATGTTCTCTCTGGCCTTTGTTGAAACATTAGAAAAATCTTAGCAAAGTTATGGAGTTGTAACATCTTGGGTCCATCAAAACTAACCAGGAAAGGTCTGTTTCTTTGTGTGTAAGTACAGATGTGGCTGACTGTTGACTTCCAGTAGATAGCTGTGATCAGCAGTTATTTACTTTTCTATTACCTGTTTGCCCAAACTTAGACCAAACccagagaaaaatcataaaGAGCATTTACTTTTTATCAACTGCTAAATGTTACGTAATGGATAATTGTCATCATGCAGTTACTGCATGTTCAGAACGTACTCATGATGCAAAAAACTAAAGTTGTGTGTTTAtgtgtctttctttttagttCATGCAAAGGGGTTTGGATTCACAAACTAAAAAACAgctagaagaggaagaaaagaagataattaGTGAAGAACACTGGTATCTTGATTTACCAGATCTAAAGGAGAAAGAGTAAGCTTGTACCCTTTTGTACTTTTTATCATCAGTGGATTGTTGTGGAGTGGGAATAGaatgtacatatttttttcctataaaagaAGTATTACTAATAACCAattaacagaagcaaaaataatgaCAGAGTGGCATTAcggcttttttattatttattttcagggaCATTGTCAAGGTTGCCTAGTGCAGTTTAACCTACTTTCATTTCttgtgtgtgttgttttctttcactcacACATTCTTCTAGGTGCGTGTGATTAGTTTTTCAGGCAGGGACCAGTTCAttcattgctgttttttcccttcatttgaaaaaagaagtttgaaaCCTTGTGTTAGTAAATTCACCTTCAGTCACACAGTTAGGTCCACTCAGGACAGCTCTGTCTTTTTGAGTCCAGTTCGCTTCAAATCCTGTTTTTGAAGTAGGAGAGagaactgcaaaaataaaggaaggcTTAgctaataagaaataaaatgtccATTCCTGCTATTTAGAAAGGTGCTTTAAATAGCAGGAgaactacttttaaaattacttgatTTTTGTCCTTTCAAAAGAGGATGAAAATTCCATTGAGGGAGAACATacatagtttttaaaaagctgggATCCAAGGAATTAGCTGTAGTTGAATAAAGTCATTGATAAACTATTTTCCATTACTGTTGTTGGGTATGACAAAAAGGTATTTGAGCTTCAGTTGCAGCAAGGAAGGTTCAAGGTGGACATTAGGAGAATTTTTCTAACAATAAGGCTATTGAAGCACTGGAATAGATTGCCTAAGGAGACACTGGATTCTTCATCATTGGAAGTCTTTTCAGGACAGGTTAGATGGGCCTCTGCTGTTCATGGTACATGTTTAATTGATCCTGCCTTGAGGTAGGAAAATGAGCTTGATCTCTTCAGCCTGACTTCTTATGACTGTAGGAGTTTGTTTTACGTGGAAGATGAAGAGGATGAGGGAAGAGGTGCATACGTGTGCAGGGAAAAGAAGGATGGAACAATTCGCGGAAGTACTTTTATCTAACACGTGTCTTGTGAACACCTCAGggtcatgtttcttttctcGCTCCATGCtcattaaaagaggaaaaaaggagggagaaggtggAAATCTTTCTCTGCTGAACAGAGAATTAGACAGTGTTTTGTATCCTGACAGACTCAACTAATGCCAGGTGTAACAtcacaatgaaaaattaattagaagTTTTTGCTGGTATAGTAATGCCACCTGGAGAGTGATATTTATGTGGTATTTTTATTCTGGCAAAAGCATTAATGTAGGTGGAATCCTACCAgtaaagaggtttttttgtcaGGAGAGTTAATTTTGCTTGTGGAACTGGCACAGCTTTACTGGCAAAAAGTATCCCTTTGCACTCCAAGCTCCTTGTATTGAAAGATTTATCAGAGCAATTAAGCTTCAGAAAGTAGTTGATGGTTTAAAATacactgtggttttgtttatttgtgtgGGGGGAAGACAGCAGatgctttttgcatttgtttaatttgattattttatagCGCACCGTTTGACAAAGTGCTGGGTTTGGGTTTCATGCAGGAGCTTTATAATAGAAGAGAGGAGCTTTATGCCATGTGAGGATCTACTGTATGGCAGAATGTCCTTCAAAGGATTCAATCCAGAAATTGAGGTACCATTTAAATGTTCTGTTTTGAGGTGGTCTCACATTAGGATTGAAGCCCTTGGGGATGGGGATTTGAGTGTTGACGCTGCATGCTGTTTGGCCTTTGCAGCACCTTCCATAAATCCTCCCACGTACAGGAAGTCTGTGATTCAAACCAAAATGTTGGTCAGTGCAGCATCTGGTAAATAGAAGTTTTTCATCATGTTGTGTTGATGGTCAGTAATTGCACGACTCCTGCAGGTTGTCCCTTGCTGAAGTATGGAAACTGTCCCACATGCTGCTCACCAAAATGATAGCTCACTTTTCCTCCTGCCATTTAATTTAGAGTCCAATCCTATAAACATTCAACCCTATTTATGCAACACTTACTTGTGTAAGTAAGGGCTTCAAGTTCCAAAGTAAAAATTCTGGGCAAGAGAGTCTAATTTCCTTCTGGCATGTTTCATGCTGATAGAACTACACTGAGATAGTAATACAAATGTTACCACTGAACTGAAGCAGGAGGATGAAGGTGTAAAGACTAAGAGATATGCAAAAGGCTATACAAGGTAATTTACTAGGGGATTCTTCTAGTTATTTTGAACTTGCTCTCACTGTGACTTGGCATATTATTCCTTCATGTTTTTTGCTAGTAGGTTATTGTAAATCTTGCAGATACTTTTCCTTCTTAACAAAACCATTTCAAGGACTATGTGCTAACAtcacaatgaaaaattaattatgatCTAATTCTCTCATCTCCTGAAGATGTCTGGTGTGCTCTTGAGGATGTTTGAATAGTACAATTCACTGAAAACCCTGTCTCTGTGTTGCCCTTTTCCCAAAGGCAATCTCTAAGCTCAGCTTAGCAACAGGCAGGCATGTTGCCTTTTCTTCATGAGTTTTTGTGACAATATACTCTAGCTTGACCAGGAACAGcaaataattattaaatttgGTTCTTACCTTTTATGTGTTTCTCCTACCAGTGAATTTCAGCATAGTTGCCATTGTGTCAGGCTTACATATTTAAGCTActtcttatttcattttcagaagttaatGATCCAAATGAACTCTAGgtgcaaggaagaagaaattgaaGTGGATGATAAAATGGAGGCTGATGTGTCAGATGAAGAAATGGCCAGAAGGTGAGTTATATTTTACAACATAATCAATATTAGCTAGGAATATGGTATGTTACTGGATTATGTGTGGGAAAGtaaacacaaaaagcaaacaaacaaaataaatgaagaaaaaaacccaacagatacAGTACTTTACTGAACTGACTTTCCAGGAATTCTGGTGTGTATTCAGTGGAATCTCCATCACTTTTTGGGATAAAATATCTTTAAGGGTTTTCTGCCCTTTGATATCCAGGTATTCCATGCTAATTCCCTCCTTGTTCCAAATTGCTGACAAACCCAAACTATCAGAATAAATAATATTGTAATGAGTGATCATGTAGTACTTGTGCTTCTTAAGCTTCTGATGACCAGCTTTTTTACACCGCTTAAATTGTTAATTAGATTTATGATTTGCTCCGTTGAAGTTTTCTCTGATTTTAGTAAAAGCTGTAAATTTTTTGCTATCTTTACAGATATGAAACATTAGTGGGAACAATAGGGAAGAAATTCTTGAGAAAGAGAGACCAGCGTGTACTCCaggatgaagatgaagatgGGAATAGTAACACAAGACCTAGcaaaaaagctaagaaaaagtTCTTAAAACCTCAGGATTAATGTCAACTACACAACTGGAGCTAATAGAAATGTTATCTACCAAATATAGTATCACGAACTGGAGATTGTTTGGAGTTCTTGCTGTTTAATGCAAAGAACAGATTTGTAAATCTGAGTCTGTTCTCACTGAAATTTCTACCATCCACGtgacaaacatttttcaaagtggATGTGTATATAATGGATGTCATACATCCTTTCCCCTCTCAGCAGCTTTTAATGTGTGGGGCACTAATCCCATCagtctttttaaatgttgtgcATAACTAGATTGAGTGTAATATGCAATCGAGAGCAACATTGTTTACAATTTATGTTAACATCTGAAAGAAGTATTTGGAGTAAAGACGAACTTTGTCCAATCCAGTAAGGCAGTTCcactttcactgcttttttttattatgaaagtGAAAACTTTTGCTAtcttcaaactgaaaaaagtcGGCAGAAAcatgtttggggttctttgggttttttttttttttactgtgctaAAAATAAGTTGGGAAAAGAATAgataaaatctattttgttgaattttattttttataaagctcatttaaaaatagagggGTTTgtagtaaaactttttttttatagagcAAGCCAAATATTTGGCAACGTTTACAGTTTGACACTTGAGCAGATTGTGAGTCTTAATTTCTGTCTTCCAAAAGAAGTTTGCTAATCTTgcctctttttcagaaaaaaaaaaaaatccaatcttACGGTTATCTAGGTCTTGTCATAGAAGTATAATAACGGCTTCAGAAACCTATTTGAACGCTGAATAAAACCTGATTTTCTCATGTGGTTAATGATTGCGGTTTAGCTAATTTGATGTAAAAAATGTTGCTTACTACAATGTGATACAAGAAGTGATCCTGGTTTGTGCTGGCCACAGATGTCCCCAGATATTAGTTGACTGCACTGATTTTTTCTGTATAGTGTGCAGTGAAGGCATCTGAAGTAATGTTAGGACGGAAATGTGCTCTTTGGTCAGTCAGTGCTCTGGGCCCATTGAAAAATGTCAGTTGTCATGTCTAAAACCGTAGCAGTTCTCTGTGTCCTGTCTTTcaacaagaaatatttctttctattaCTTCATGTCCCCAGCTAGATGTCTAAGTTATTCATCCTTAATGCTGACtttctggagaaagagaaatttgtTAAATTTAAGCAAGTAGTGGCCATTCTGTCATGGACacaagaggctttttttttttttttttctttaacaactGGGTGAAGCAAGACATGAAACTCAATTATATAAAGAAAGAGGCTGTGCGTCTGCTGTGTTTTGCGTGTGATATATGAACTATAATCCATATATCAAGAGCACCTCATTAGATATTCAAGATGGATCACACATGGAAAGAGAAATATACTTTTAAGCTAGTAAGGGGACCTCATACAGGTGGAAAGTCAGTGATTCATGATCTGAGATAGTTTTTCAGAGCTAATTAAATGCTACTGGTTCAATTACTTAAAACCTGATCATATATTATTGCTAGCTGAAAAGAAGTTAATGATGgcaagacatttttcttcccatggaAGATGTGACCTGAGCTAAGAAATGATTTATTATTGGTCATCACAAGAAAAACTCAGAATATATCCCATTATTCTTTCTTGCTTATTAGTAGAAAAAAGATTCTCCTCTATATGAACACATTTTGTCAATGGAGAGAGAATTTCTGCATAGCTATGCTGGATAGTTGATGGGGGGAAGTGTGTTCTAGTGAACCACCAGCAACCAGGAGATGTCACTGCAATTGCACACCCTGAGAGACAGTAAAATGGAGAAGGTTCTGGTGGTGTCATGTAAAGGAGCTTTTGGGTAATTTTGATAACAGTTAGTGGCTCAGATGAACTCTGCGTGAAGTCTTTCTTTGCCAATGCTCTATGCAGAGAGCTCTCTTGCATTGCAGAGTTCTCTTCAGTCCAATGGGGGGTAATTTTGCGTAGTTAAAGGGTGTTCTGCCATACGCTGGTCCTTAATTTTATGTCATTTCCTGACGGATGGCTGGAAATGTGGGTAAGAGCGTGAGTGAACTCTAAACACCTTCCTAGAAAATCCATGATTCTGGAatctgggaggggggaggagaggggaaggggtggTTCTTCTGTTTCCTAAACATGCCCAACACCAGCTGTGAAGAAATGATAGATTTTGGTTTATTATCTTCAAAGCTGGTTGCTCTGCTGTTCATGTTAGGTGGTGGCTAGGTGAGCTATTGAAATGCTATAGTAAGACCAGCTACTAAATTTTAGCACAATCTCTTATTCATGGGGAGTTTGTAAAATGCACGTTTAAAAGCACCATTCGTAGTGCATTATCATTAGCaagacaaaactaaaaattaGCCCTACGTGactttttaaatgcactttaaGTGCCCAGAATTACAAGCAGGCATTTTATGATGGGATCTTCTGAATACCCATCTATATTTCCAGCcttataaatacatatacatatatatataaaagagagagagatgcatgtatgtattttaagtCTGGCTCTAGCTTCCTAGCCAGGGTAGAAACATTCTGCTGTATAAGAAATCTGTGCTTGAACTGCTCTTTCACAGAGATGCAAGTGTAGCAGTGAAATATTCATAATGCAAACCTATATTAATTCAAGCTTTCTTGGCTCTGACAGTCTCAAATGCAGATACATTTTCATGTGTAACTTCCTAAGCTGCAGAACTTTCCCACGTGGTcacatttctaaattaaaagcatttcttctttgAGAAC
This genomic interval from Buteo buteo chromosome 11, bButBut1.hap1.1, whole genome shotgun sequence contains the following:
- the MPHOSPH6 gene encoding M-phase phosphoprotein 6 — translated: MAGEVKTKLSKNLLRMKFMQRGLDSQTKKQLEEEEKKIISEEHWYLDLPDLKEKESFIIEERSFMPCEDLLYGRMSFKGFNPEIEKLMIQMNSRCKEEEIEVDDKMEADVSDEEMARRYETLVGTIGKKFLRKRDQRVLQDEDEDGNSNTRPSKKAKKKFLKPQD